Below is a window of Humulus lupulus chromosome 2, drHumLupu1.1, whole genome shotgun sequence DNA.
agagtaatgatatgtgcacccaaaatatgcacacAAACATTATACACAGTAGAccccaattttaataaatgtgattgactaGGCTAAACTGAGACATCACTATGTAATGTTTTAGTGTATATTTTGAGTGTACATATTAGtactctaaaaataaataatttaaaaaaattatcgctttaaaataaaaaattaataacataataaatatgaAAGTAATATACATGTTGCGAGAGGTGTAAAAAAATAGATGATTTTCTTCTAGATATTTacgtttatttattaaattatagaTTAGAAGGTGGTGAAGAGTGACAATAGACCCACCCTATCTATTTAAGAAAAGGGATCAATGatggaaaaaaaaattctaaatttaCAAATATAGATCTAAACtgaaattttgaaaagaaaaaaaaccaaaatattaATTGGAGGGTCTTGAGAATACCCTCAATTATTTGTATAAGATATGTACTATACCATACATAGCAGTAAAATAATTTAGCATATGGAGTATCTAATGTAATTATTGtaaaaaataatatagaaaaactaaaaatataaacaaaaattccaTAGTTTAATTGTAATTAGAATAATAATTGGGAGATACTCTTAGATATACTATTTACATATAATAATATGTAATTAATCTTAACCAAATAATTAAAGACGTGTGCACTTACTTAAAACTATGTATGATTAAAATTTAGTAATTTGAATTCTAAATCATAGTGAAAGCGAAGGTTTTATATAAAACGACACACCTTTAttagtttttcttaaaaaaaaaaaaaaaactaacggTCAACTCTACTGTTAGTCACGTTTTCCTTCACACTCGTCCAATCAAATTTAACGTTATCTTgaattgaagaaaaacgagatgTCGTTTTTTGAACAATGGCATGTCGTTTTGCAGAATACGTACTGTTCCAGAACATTGTCAAGCTGTCAAACGCAACTCTCTCTCTGATCTCTGGCAGAAATCATCTTCACCCAACACAAattatacgtatatatatatgtatgttaatatataaaaaattaataaatacaaccAACGACCAAAAGGTTTCTCTCTTTCTCGTCAAgatccttctttttctttttctgttagaGACGTGTTCTCGATTTCAGCTAAGGTTAGTTCgtttttttcttttgataatttcTTCTGACtaatattattatttgttttttcAATTTCAATTTCTTCAAGATCGAAGAGAGAAAGTAGAAATGGGCAGATTTTTATCTGTGTTTATGAAAATATGTCTGTGTTCTTCTATTGTTTGATTAGCTTGGTGGGATTTGATTACCCAATGCAATTCATCATTGTTCGATTCAGATTCACTGTTCGATTCAGATTCACTGTTATATACACTAATTTAAAATGGGTTCATAAGATATATTCTAATTACTAACAAAACATTGAACTATATGTGTGTGCACAAAGGGGTTTGTGTTTGGATTTTGAGGAAATTGTTGCTCTTTTCAGTTCTTAATACTTTATTACAATCTTGTCTGTGTGTTTCAGACATGGGTTTATACATCTATGCATGTTAATGAAGAATTCTAAATGTTGAAAAATTGAATACTTATTAAAGCTTGATTGCTACTTTGTTTGCTTTAACGGCTTAGTTTGATACATGTGTATAGATATCCTGCCTTTACTAAATTTGTGATTAATTTGGTTTAGACCACTGGAAGTTCTACTAAACTAGTGTCAGTGTTTAAGATGTGGGAAAGGTATTGGTGTCACCTTTATTATATGAAAATATTGATATTCATAGAGAAAAAATATTGTATCTTTGAATACTTGGTGGCTTGATGATTATCTGAGGGTTTGAAGTTTCAGTTGGGCATGCTCACATGTATTTTCTTTTCAGCCactttgttataattttgttgttttGAGATTACTTGATGTTTTTCACTTCCTATGACATATTTAATATGCATGCTGATCACTTTTCTTGATTGTAAATCTTGGCATACTAGGTGCCTTACAGAACGGCTAGTatcttttataattttcttttttgaTAGTCTCTTTTGATTTATAATTTGTTTAACGATGGTTCTGTGGCGAGGATtctaaacatgtttttttttttatttccatctCAACCTATCCAATGGATGATATTATGTGTATTCTCAAGACATGCTCCTCTGGTGTTTTTTCTGTTAATAAATCCTTGTGTAATTGATCTTATCTTATGTCCAAGTTTATATGTATTGACATCCTTCTTTTAGTTTTAATATATTCTTCTCATGCCTCAGGTTTTAAATTCTTTCGTAGAAAATGAGCTGGTGGTGGGCTGGAGCTATTGGCGCTGCTAAGGTAAACTACCATTTGCAGCCTCCAGTATGCCTGCCTGAGACACATTATATCCAAATATGAGATTGATGAATTTTATATGCTTTTACAGAAAAAGTTTGAAGAAGATGAACAACCCAGAAGCTACCAGAGCGTGGGACTGGTAATTGGCGTGACGGGGATAGTAGGCAACAGCCTGGCTGAAATCCTCCCACTCTCAGACACACCTGGCGGCCCCTGGAAGGTTTATGGGGTGGGAAGACGCCCACGTCCGAACTGGAATGCTGACCATCCAATTGAATACATTCAATGTGATGTCTCAGATCCTGAAGACACCAATACAAAGCTTTCTGGACTGACTGATGTTACACACATATTCTATGTCACTTGGGCCAGCCGAGCCACTGAAGCTGATAACTGTGAAGTCAATGGTGCCATGTTTCGCAACGTGCTGCAAGTCCTGATTCCAAATGCCCCAAATCTCAGCCACATTTGCCTCCAAACTGGGCTCAAACATTACATAGGCCCTTTTGAGGCCCATGGTAACATTGAGTTCCATGAACCACCTTTCACAGAGGATATGCCCCGTTTGAAAGTTCCCAACTTCTACTACACTCTGGAAGATGTTCTGTATGAAGAGGTTGAGAAAAAGGAGAGTTTGTCCTGGTCCGTGCACCGTCCCAGCGTGATTTTCGGGTTTTCCCCTTACAGCTTGATGAACTTAATTGGCACACTTTGTGTGTATGCGGCTATATGCAAGCACGAGGGGCGTCCACTGAGATTCCCTGGAAGCAAAGCGGCTTGGGAGTGTTACTCAATGGCTTCAGATGCAGATTTGATTGCAGAGCAACAAATATGGGCTGCAGTGGACCCATATGCGAAGAATGAAGCCTTTAACTGTAGCAATGGGGATGTGTTCAAGTGGAAGCATTTCTGGAAAGTTTTAGCCGAGCAGTTTGGGATTGAAGAATATGGATTCGAGGAGGGTGTGAGTTTTAAGTTGACAGAGTTGATGAAGGACAAAGGTCCTGTATGGGAGGAGATTGTGAAGGAGAATCAGCTAGAGCCCACCAAGTTAGAAGAGGTGGGTGTTTGGTGGTTTGCTGATCTCATGTTGGGGTATGAATCTCAGTTGGACAGCATGAACAAGAGTAAGGAGCATGGCTTTTTAGGTTTCAGGAATTCCAGGAACTCTTTTATCTCTTGGATTGACAAGATGAAAGCCTACAAAATTGTGCCTTGAAAATGCTGGACTATCTGAGTTTCGGGTTCCAATGGTGGCTTTTGGTATGAAAGTGTTTGTTGTGTATCTGCTGTttcattgttgttgttgttctaaATTGATTTCTTTTTGGGAATAAAGTCTCAAATGTTATGtacaaatacttgaaaaaaaaaaagagagagaaagaaatctATTTTTATTCCTTTCGTTTGGTTAGAAATAAGCACTGGTATGACATTTCATTACGTTTTTACCATTTGATGAAATGATTATTCCATCTAAAAGTAAATGAAATGGCCATTCCAATGCacaattaaagaaaaattacTTTTCTACTCATTAAATTTTATTCCTATTATTATTCCATTCTCATTTCTATTTTCATTAAAGTTTGTCATATTCCCAAAGCTATTTCCATACAAACTCACAATTATTCTCCTCGTCTCTAATCTTTCTCTCAAAAACACTAAAACCAGAATGATACAATCCTTAGAAGAATATTCACTTGTTGCTTGGTGCATAATGTTCTTAAAGTTTGTCATATCTCGAAAGGCTATTTCCATACAAACTCACAAGCTATTGAAGTGATTGATCTATTGCTTTATCTTATGGACATAGAAAAACTGTGGCAAAATGTTTTCTCATTTTCTTtcttgattaaattaattaaaattaattaattagtgaTGAGTGGAGTAAATTAGAGCAACTCCAATCCAGTATTTTGAACATTAATTGACTAACCAATGTCAGTTCCCAAGCTACTTTTGAGTTACTTCAAACACTGTTGCCTGACAGACATAACAGTACTgtctttctattttattttaattatatatctataacatatataaaagTCTCAACTTatccattttttttgtttttctatttTGTGAAGTTGCTTGGTTCatgtattttgtattttatgctttacttgataaatttgttAAGGTTCATTCAAGACAAAGTAATAATCTCACTCTTTTGATCTCTTTTTTTCAATAATTTTTATACTACAACTCACTAAGTAAAATGTATtactttataaaattttaaatgatGAACATTACtctatttttcattattattgtttctttaaaaaaaagatatagataaaattttaattaataaaaacatattattctaaaagcaaataaatataaatttaacataaaatgaaatattcACTTTTATAAGTATTTCCAAATAAAAAGTACAAGTTgttattatataaaatattttattacacAAAGTTTGTCTAATATACTAAAAAGTAACAATTACTTATAATAGGAATGAGATTTATGTTAACACAATAATAACACTTTCATATCATTCTAATAGGAATTTGATCACATAAATTTTATCTTGGTTTGATCATTCTTGAAGTCATCCCACTTGAGCACAGTATATGAATTAATACACATAAGTCCTACGAAAATAAATTTCTCAACAACTCTATTAGTATTGTACTCAACACTTGAAAGACGATCACCGAAAAAGAAAACACTTAGAGCATCAGCAGTGCAATCAATCTTGTGTGTTGCCAAAAGTACATAAATtagtataaaatattattaatttttcaaaaacAGAATAGGCAACGTTGTCTGACAGTAGCAACAACTCTATCCACAACGATAAAATGATAACATGACATTTTATCTGACAAATATAGTCAAACCACTTCTGTGGCTACAAGGGGAtgcttgataactctacaaaatagagttattttaccactttttatgtgctaattgttgcttaattcttgagtttttaattaatttattaagtttttaagtaatttggCATTTATTAGTCtcattgtaattttctagatttttatagatattttattgttttatgttgtaatttaattagttgaaattagtgttgttagttgaatgctaaaaatatgattttattgaaaataaatattatgtaaattaaattttaattagtattttcattggagttatatgatatattttattaatgaaaatatttaattttaatttaatttataatttatttggtAGGAAAGATATTGCAATTTTGGACtttgaaaaataagaaaaagaatgaagaaaagtgTGGCATTTTcaacaaagaaaggaagaaaagtgGCAAATGACCAATGCCACCAATCCTCCAGCCAGGCCCAAGGCCCAAGGCCCAAT
It encodes the following:
- the LOC133819710 gene encoding 3-oxo-Delta(4,5)-steroid 5-beta-reductase; translated protein: MSWWWAGAIGAAKKKFEEDEQPRSYQSVGLVIGVTGIVGNSLAEILPLSDTPGGPWKVYGVGRRPRPNWNADHPIEYIQCDVSDPEDTNTKLSGLTDVTHIFYVTWASRATEADNCEVNGAMFRNVLQVLIPNAPNLSHICLQTGLKHYIGPFEAHGNIEFHEPPFTEDMPRLKVPNFYYTLEDVLYEEVEKKESLSWSVHRPSVIFGFSPYSLMNLIGTLCVYAAICKHEGRPLRFPGSKAAWECYSMASDADLIAEQQIWAAVDPYAKNEAFNCSNGDVFKWKHFWKVLAEQFGIEEYGFEEGVSFKLTELMKDKGPVWEEIVKENQLEPTKLEEVGVWWFADLMLGYESQLDSMNKSKEHGFLGFRNSRNSFISWIDKMKAYKIVP